One Aphidius gifuensis isolate YNYX2018 linkage group LG3, ASM1490517v1, whole genome shotgun sequence DNA window includes the following coding sequences:
- the LOC122852406 gene encoding zinc finger protein Noc: MVVLEEGGMLTTGHNQYLQPDYLSPLPTTLDAKKSPLALLQQTCSQIGADSPSKPLISSMDKSGKSGMTGNTRSPPAAKTDRTRSSPSEPKPLGFKPYETNVLSKKQNDDSRPASKASVHSVSGQDSVNNSASENNNNNNNNNNNNNDKKSSGNRTPIGRKSASPSSQNNNMTVSNNSSSPSGERKTPAQDSDKSNESSRQNGASPIIRSGMEVLTGSTHPKEGSLGAYKHALGGFNNNPFCCPPGLTENPAFRPPFAGGSPFSHHHAAAAAALLGYPSAASAVAASGNPYLSYTRVKTANGGEALVPICKDPYCNGCQYSMHNAQMMMGAGPCPSGCTQCDHQKYNLAMALSSLGPMPPPSLSYPPSMSGARPHTCSWIVGDNYCGKQCNTSEELLQHLRSHTSPGSSHHAAAAASAAMLGGNNGGPHSHQHPLLSPSAALHRAAANGSYPAPPISPLGARYHPYGKPPTGPLPASLAASPYSAFNTLGPYYSPYAIYGQRVGAAVHQ, from the exons ATGGTTGTGTTAGAAGAAGGCGGAATGTTGACTACTGGACATAATCAGTATTTACAACCGGATTATCTATCACCGCTTCCAACAACG TTGGATGCGAAGAAAAGTCCATTGGCATTACTTCAACAAACATGTAGTCAAATTGGAGCAGATTCACCATCAAAACCATTGATATCATCCATGGATAAATCAGGAAAAAGTGGAATGACTGGAAATACTCGTTCACCGCCGGCGGCTAAAACTGATAGAACACGTAGTAGTCCGTCGGAACCAAAACCTCTAGGATTCAAGCCATACGAAACAAATGTATtatctaaaaaacaaaatgatgatAGTAGACCAGCATCAAAAGCAAGTGTACACAGTGTTAGTGGTCAAGATAGTGTTAATAATAGTgcaagtgaaaataataataataataacaataataataataataataatgataaaaaatcatctgGTAATCGTACACCAATTGGACGTAAATCagcatcaccatcatcacaaaataataacatgacAGTATCAAATAATAGTTCATCACCATCGGGCGAAAGAAAAACACCAGCTCAAGATTctgataaatcaaatgaatcatCACGTCAAAATGGAGCAAGTCCAATTATTCGTTCTGGTATGGAAGTTTTAACTGGTTCAACTCATCCAAAAGAAGGAAGTCTTGGTGCATATAAACATGCTCTTGGTGGTTTTAACAATAATCCATTTTGTTGTCCACCAGGATTAACTGAAAATCCAGCATTTAGACCACCATTCGCTGGTGGATCACCATTTTCACATCATCATGCTGCAGCAGCTGCAGCACTTCTTGGTTATCCGTCGGCAGCCTCAGCTGTTGCTGCAAGTGGTAATCCATATTTGAGTTATACTCGTGTTAAAACAGCAAATGGTGGTGAAGCACTAGTGCCAATTTGTAAAGATCCTTATTGCAATGGCTGTCAATATAGTATGCACAATGCTCAAATGATGATGGGTGCTGGTCCATGCCCGAGTGGTTGTACTCAGTGtgatcatcaaaaatataatcttgCAATGGCACTATCTTCACTTGGACCAATGCCACCACCATCACTCTCATATCCACCATCAATGTCTGGTGCTAGACCACATACATGTAGTTGGATTGTTGGTGATAATTATTGTGGAAAACAATGTAATACGTCTGAAGAACTTCTTCAACATTTACGTAGTCATACAAGTCCTGGTAGTAGTCATCACGCAGCTGCAGCAGCATCAGCAGCAATGCTTGGTGGTAACAATGGTGGTCCACATTCACATCAACATCCTCTTCTTTCACCATCAGCAGCACTTCATCGTGCAGCAGCAAATGGATCTTATCCAGCACCACCAATAAGCCCATTAGGTGCACGATATCATCCGTATGGTAAACCACCAACAGGACCATTACCAGCTTCACTTGCTGCATCACCTTACAGTGCTTTTAATACTCTTGGACCATATTATTCACCTTATGCTATTTATGGTCAACGTGTGGGTGCTGCTGTGCAtcaataa